The proteins below come from a single Acidovorax sp. NCPPB 4044 genomic window:
- a CDS encoding STAS domain-containing protein, producing the protein MLVLPTELTHRQAEACLRMLLQGLKAHRDEILVVDAAPLVDFDSSALAVLLECRRAALLENKRFEVKGLPDGMAKLAGLYGVGELLPTAA; encoded by the coding sequence ATGCTGGTCCTCCCCACCGAGCTGACCCACCGGCAGGCCGAGGCCTGCCTGCGCATGCTGCTGCAGGGGCTCAAGGCGCACCGCGACGAGATCCTCGTGGTGGACGCGGCCCCGCTGGTGGATTTCGATTCTTCGGCGCTCGCGGTGCTGCTCGAATGCCGGCGCGCCGCGCTGCTGGAGAACAAGCGCTTCGAGGTCAAGGGCCTGCCGGACGGCATGGCCAAGCTGGCCGGCCTGTACGGCGTCGGCGAGTTGCTGCCCACCGCGGCCTGA
- a CDS encoding ABC transporter ATP-binding protein, with protein sequence MPAVSFQSVSKTYSTPKGPFQALDSVSLDIEEGEFFGLLGPNGAGKTTLISILAGLARASSGRVLVQGHDVQADFAAARRQLGIVPQELVFDPFFNVREALRIQSGYFGVKNNGAWIDELLEALGLADKATANMRQLSGGMKRRVLVAQALVHKPPIIVLDEPTAGVDVELRQTLWHFIARLNKAGHTVLLTTHYLEEAEALCQRIAMLKRGRTIALSTTSDLLHAASTNVLRFKTDDTLPPSLAGTARVTGRVVQMPAQDAAEIERLLAALRAAGVGVHDIEIRKADLEDVFLNLMAEGRYPDPAHAPAPAGEPEETPEGGVRL encoded by the coding sequence ATGCCTGCAGTTTCCTTCCAGTCCGTCTCCAAGACCTATTCCACGCCCAAAGGTCCGTTCCAGGCGCTCGACAGCGTGAGCCTGGACATCGAGGAGGGCGAGTTCTTCGGCCTCCTCGGGCCGAATGGCGCGGGCAAGACCACCCTGATCAGCATCCTCGCCGGCTTGGCGCGTGCCTCCAGCGGGCGTGTGCTCGTGCAGGGCCACGACGTGCAGGCCGATTTCGCCGCCGCGCGCCGGCAGCTCGGCATCGTGCCGCAGGAGCTGGTGTTCGATCCGTTCTTCAACGTGCGCGAGGCACTGCGCATCCAGTCCGGCTATTTCGGCGTGAAGAACAACGGTGCCTGGATCGACGAGCTGCTGGAGGCCCTCGGGCTGGCCGACAAGGCCACCGCCAACATGCGCCAGCTCTCGGGCGGCATGAAGCGCCGCGTGCTGGTGGCGCAGGCGCTGGTGCACAAGCCGCCCATCATCGTGCTGGACGAGCCCACGGCCGGCGTCGATGTGGAACTGCGCCAGACCCTCTGGCACTTCATCGCGCGGCTCAACAAGGCGGGCCATACCGTGCTGCTCACCACCCATTACCTCGAAGAGGCCGAGGCGCTGTGCCAGCGCATCGCGATGCTCAAGCGCGGCCGGACGATCGCGCTCTCGACCACGTCCGACCTGCTGCATGCGGCGTCCACGAACGTGCTGCGCTTCAAGACCGACGACACGCTGCCGCCTTCGCTGGCCGGCACCGCACGCGTCACGGGCCGCGTGGTCCAGATGCCCGCGCAGGACGCCGCCGAGATCGAGCGCCTGCTGGCCGCGCTGCGCGCCGCGGGCGTGGGCGTGCACGACATCGAGATCCGCAAGGCGGACCTGGAGGACGTGTTCCTCAACCTGATGGCCGAGGGCCGCTACCCCGATCCGGCGCATGCGCCGGCACCGGCCGGCGAGCCCGAGGAAACGCCCGAAGGCGGGGTGCGGCTATGA
- a CDS encoding ABC transporter permease, which translates to MNGWQTLFYKEVLRFWKVSFQTIAAPVLTAVLYLLIFGHVLEDHVKVYDRLSYTAFLVPGLVMMSVLQNAFANSSSSLIQSKIMGNLVFVLLAPLSHWAWFFAYVGSSALRGLVVGLGVFIATLGFARPEFAAPLWIAAFALLGAALLATLGLIAGLWADKFDQMAAFQNFIIVPMTFLSGVFYSIQSLPPFWQTVSHLNPFFYMIDGFRYGFFGQSDTSPWLSLAIVGGAWLAVSALAVHLLRTGYKIRH; encoded by the coding sequence GTGAACGGCTGGCAGACCCTGTTCTACAAGGAGGTGCTGCGGTTCTGGAAAGTGAGCTTCCAGACCATCGCGGCGCCCGTGCTCACGGCCGTGCTCTACCTGCTGATCTTCGGCCACGTGCTCGAAGACCACGTGAAGGTCTACGACCGCCTGAGCTACACGGCCTTCCTCGTGCCCGGCCTCGTGATGATGAGCGTGCTGCAGAACGCCTTCGCCAACAGCTCGTCGAGCCTGATCCAGAGCAAGATCATGGGCAACCTCGTGTTCGTGCTGCTCGCCCCGCTGTCGCACTGGGCCTGGTTCTTCGCGTACGTGGGCTCGTCCGCGCTGCGCGGGCTGGTGGTGGGGCTGGGCGTGTTCATCGCCACGCTGGGCTTCGCGCGGCCCGAGTTCGCCGCGCCGCTGTGGATCGCCGCGTTCGCGCTGCTGGGCGCGGCGCTGCTGGCCACGCTGGGGCTCATCGCGGGGCTGTGGGCCGACAAGTTCGACCAGATGGCGGCCTTCCAGAATTTCATCATCGTGCCCATGACGTTCCTCTCGGGCGTGTTCTATTCCATCCAGTCGCTGCCGCCGTTCTGGCAGACCGTGAGCCACCTGAACCCGTTCTTCTACATGATCGACGGCTTCCGCTACGGCTTCTTCGGGCAGAGCGACACCTCTCCGTGGCTGAGCCTGGCCATCGTGGGCGGCGCCTGGCTGGCCGTGAGCGCGCTGGCGGTGCACCTGCTGCGCACGGGCTACAAGATCCGCCATTGA
- a CDS encoding BolA family protein: MNADQLKELIRAGLPCEHLQLEGDGRHWYATIVSAEFEGKRAIQRHQRVYATLGSRMQTDEVHALSMKTYTPAEWAALPQED; encoded by the coding sequence ATGAACGCAGACCAACTCAAAGAACTGATCCGTGCGGGCCTGCCCTGCGAACATCTGCAGCTCGAAGGCGACGGGCGCCACTGGTACGCGACCATCGTGTCGGCCGAGTTCGAGGGCAAGCGCGCCATCCAGCGCCACCAGCGCGTGTACGCCACGCTCGGCAGCCGCATGCAGACCGACGAGGTGCATGCGCTGTCGATGAAGACCTACACCCCCGCCGAGTGGGCCGCGCTGCCGCAGGAAGACTGA